The proteins below are encoded in one region of Synechococcus sp. MU1643:
- a CDS encoding PH domain-containing protein translates to MTSIQEDVHYDGGPARGDLIFNILLGFTLIGLPFTIGAVVRAFWLRFRITSRRISVTGGWMGKDKTQVVYSQISEVRTVPRGFGAWGDMVLVLKDGARLELRSMPRFREVEAYILERISSRAAKAQEKTTEGFAA, encoded by the coding sequence ATGACCAGCATTCAGGAAGATGTCCACTACGACGGTGGACCAGCCCGAGGAGATCTGATCTTCAACATCCTGCTCGGATTCACGCTTATCGGCCTTCCCTTCACCATTGGAGCCGTTGTTCGGGCCTTTTGGCTGCGCTTCCGCATCACCAGTCGCCGCATCTCGGTGACGGGGGGCTGGATGGGCAAAGACAAAACCCAAGTGGTGTATTCGCAGATCAGCGAAGTGCGCACCGTGCCCCGCGGCTTCGGTGCCTGGGGAGACATGGTGCTAGTGCTCAAGGATGGCGCCAGACTCGAACTCCGTTCGATGCCTCGATTCCGGGAAGTGGAGGCCTACATCCTCGAACGCATCAGCAGCCGTGCGGCCAAAGCGCAAGAGAAAACCACTGAAGGTTTCGCCGCCTAG
- the yidC gene encoding membrane protein insertase YidC: MIGYISDNLLIPILDFFYGLVPSYGLAIVALTLVIRIALYPLSAGSIRSARRMRIAQPVIQKRQAEIKSRYANNPQKQQEELGNVMKEFGSPLAGCLPLLVQMPILFALFATLRGSPFADVPYTLNMKVLPADQIAAVEPKPFNSASHSIFIAETDHVPVIASLPRGTKIGVGDSATVNLHTKDGRAFSDVLTDVENPGRFAPTWAVTKGDDIVSVSEDGTITALAAGDATVEAKIQGLAARSGFLFIKALGQVGFYADGAINWDIAILVAGFGVTLFISQLLSGMGMPANPQQSTANKITPVMITGMFLFFPLPAGVLLYMLIANIFQGLQTFILSKEALPDNLQKILDQQMAQKTVTVSATSGGSRLPFEPKGK, translated from the coding sequence GTGATCGGATACATCTCCGACAACCTGCTGATTCCAATCCTGGACTTCTTCTATGGGTTGGTTCCGAGCTATGGCCTGGCCATCGTCGCCCTCACCCTCGTGATCCGGATCGCTCTCTACCCCCTGAGCGCAGGATCAATTCGCAGCGCTCGGCGCATGCGCATTGCCCAACCGGTGATTCAGAAACGCCAGGCTGAGATCAAAAGCCGATATGCCAACAATCCTCAAAAACAGCAGGAGGAGCTGGGCAATGTGATGAAGGAATTCGGCAGCCCCTTGGCGGGATGCCTGCCGCTGCTGGTGCAGATGCCGATCCTTTTTGCACTGTTTGCAACCCTGCGGGGGTCACCGTTCGCCGACGTCCCCTACACCTTGAACATGAAGGTGTTGCCAGCTGACCAGATCGCTGCCGTTGAACCCAAGCCGTTCAACAGCGCCAGCCACTCCATCTTCATCGCTGAAACCGACCACGTACCAGTAATTGCCAGCCTGCCGCGGGGCACCAAGATTGGCGTCGGCGATAGCGCCACAGTGAACCTTCATACGAAGGACGGCCGCGCCTTCAGCGACGTGCTCACGGATGTTGAGAACCCTGGACGCTTTGCCCCAACCTGGGCGGTGACCAAGGGCGATGACATCGTCAGCGTCAGTGAGGACGGCACGATCACGGCCCTCGCCGCCGGTGATGCCACTGTTGAAGCCAAGATTCAGGGCCTGGCAGCCAGAAGCGGCTTCCTGTTCATCAAAGCCCTGGGTCAGGTGGGCTTCTACGCCGACGGTGCCATCAACTGGGACATCGCCATTCTCGTTGCCGGCTTCGGCGTCACGCTGTTCATCTCACAACTGCTGTCGGGCATGGGCATGCCCGCTAACCCTCAACAGTCCACGGCCAACAAAATCACTCCGGTGATGATCACGGGGATGTTTTTGTTCTTCCCCCTCCCCGCCGGCGTTCTGCTCTACATGCTGATCGCCAACATTTTCCAAGGTCTGCAGACCTTCATCCTCTCCAAAGAGGCACTGCCCGACAACCTCCAGAAAATTCTGGACCAGCAAATGGCCCAAAAAACGGTGACGGTTTCCGCCACCTCAGGTGGTTCAAGGCTGCCATTTGAACCGAAGGGCAAGTGA
- a CDS encoding DUF177 domain-containing protein, giving the protein MIEALEPVPLQELRALGAAKVWDVEGELDELPSLTPVRGHVSAEHRGNVLAVQGKLNTIVTLCCDRCLNQFNQKLSCTPSELIWLGDEQPTADELELSGEVAEMEGLVDVLDPRGQFDPQQWAFEQLNLLLPVVNHCGDHCPGPPGLEQQSVAPTTKPKEVDPRWQALQQLQQQIDQP; this is encoded by the coding sequence GTGATCGAGGCACTGGAGCCTGTTCCCCTCCAGGAGCTCCGGGCCCTCGGCGCCGCGAAAGTCTGGGACGTTGAGGGTGAGCTCGATGAGCTCCCCTCGCTTACACCAGTGCGAGGCCATGTCTCCGCAGAGCACCGCGGCAACGTCTTGGCGGTTCAGGGAAAGCTCAACACGATCGTGACGCTCTGCTGCGATCGCTGCCTGAATCAGTTCAATCAGAAGCTCAGTTGCACACCCTCGGAACTGATCTGGCTGGGAGACGAGCAACCGACGGCCGACGAGCTGGAGCTCTCCGGAGAGGTCGCCGAGATGGAAGGTTTGGTGGATGTTCTCGATCCACGTGGTCAATTTGACCCGCAGCAATGGGCCTTCGAACAGCTCAACCTGCTGTTGCCCGTCGTCAACCACTGCGGTGACCACTGCCCAGGCCCACCAGGCCTCGAGCAGCAGTCCGTGGCCCCAACCACCAAGCCAAAGGAGGTGGATCCCCGCTGGCAGGCCCTGCAACAGCTCCAGCAGCAGATTGACCAGCCATGA
- a CDS encoding AAA family ATPase — protein sequence MSSAAWGHQIDLLVRARTPLIWVRSNEEVRVESLLGEAAQRLARQLVCWNFIDGISGPVNADGQGSRQPMAMLQWLQQRDAGSPTLLLAKDFHRFCDDPGVARMLRNLEASLRSTPHTLVLCCGQWTPPGDLEESLTLLDLPLPDNNDLRRLISSISTSSGSELPASVLDELAQACSGLSEMRVRQVAARALARRGQLGSEDLQDVLDEKRQTIARSEVLEFCRSDAGTEAIGGLDGLKTWLNQRHRAFSEDARRFGLPLPRGVLLVGPQGTGKSLTAKAIACSWSMPLLRLDVGRLFAGLVGASEARTREMIQRAEAMAPCVLWIDEIDKGFGGDGRSDGGTTQRVLANVLTWMAEKQSPVFVVATANGVEKLPPELLRKGRFDEIFMLDLPSSSERNSILELHLERRRPGLKLPLDTVVSRSEGFSGAELEQTVIEAMHLAFADNRELTEPDLIGAASQLIPLSRTASEQLERLKQWAAGGRARPASVAASNEA from the coding sequence ATGAGCAGTGCCGCCTGGGGACACCAGATCGACCTTCTGGTGCGTGCGCGCACACCCCTGATCTGGGTGCGCAGCAATGAGGAAGTCCGGGTGGAAAGCCTGCTCGGAGAGGCCGCTCAACGGCTTGCACGCCAACTGGTCTGCTGGAATTTCATCGATGGCATCAGCGGGCCCGTGAACGCCGATGGCCAGGGGAGCCGTCAACCGATGGCCATGCTCCAGTGGCTCCAGCAACGGGATGCGGGCAGCCCAACCCTGCTGCTCGCCAAGGATTTTCATCGTTTCTGCGATGACCCCGGGGTGGCAAGGATGCTGCGCAATCTCGAGGCATCCCTGCGCAGCACCCCGCACACGCTGGTGCTGTGCTGCGGGCAATGGACACCCCCAGGGGATCTGGAAGAGAGCCTCACGCTGCTGGATCTCCCCCTACCCGACAACAACGACCTGCGCCGCCTGATCAGCAGCATCAGCACCAGCAGCGGCAGCGAGCTTCCTGCTTCCGTCCTGGATGAGCTGGCTCAGGCCTGCAGCGGACTCAGCGAGATGCGGGTTCGCCAGGTTGCGGCCCGTGCCCTGGCCCGCCGCGGCCAGTTGGGATCAGAGGATCTGCAGGACGTTCTGGACGAAAAACGCCAGACGATTGCCCGCAGTGAGGTGCTGGAGTTCTGTCGCAGTGATGCTGGCACCGAAGCCATCGGAGGCCTCGACGGTCTCAAGACCTGGCTGAACCAACGACACCGGGCCTTCTCGGAAGATGCACGACGTTTCGGACTGCCACTGCCCCGTGGCGTCCTGCTCGTGGGTCCTCAAGGCACAGGGAAATCACTCACGGCCAAAGCCATCGCCTGCAGTTGGTCGATGCCCCTGTTGCGTCTGGATGTGGGGCGTCTGTTCGCAGGCTTGGTGGGAGCCAGCGAGGCACGCACCCGCGAGATGATCCAACGGGCTGAAGCGATGGCGCCCTGCGTGCTCTGGATCGACGAGATCGACAAGGGCTTCGGGGGGGATGGCCGCAGTGACGGCGGCACCACCCAGCGGGTTCTGGCCAACGTGCTCACCTGGATGGCCGAGAAACAGTCCCCAGTGTTCGTCGTCGCCACCGCCAACGGTGTCGAGAAGCTGCCACCGGAGCTGCTGCGCAAGGGGCGTTTCGATGAGATCTTCATGCTCGATCTGCCCAGCAGCTCTGAGCGCAACAGCATTCTTGAGCTGCATCTGGAACGGCGACGCCCGGGGCTGAAGCTTCCCTTGGACACCGTGGTGAGCCGCAGTGAGGGCTTCTCCGGTGCCGAGCTGGAGCAGACCGTGATCGAGGCGATGCACTTGGCCTTTGCCGACAACCGTGAGTTGACGGAGCCGGATCTGATTGGAGCGGCATCCCAGCTCATCCCCCTCTCGCGCACCGCCAGCGAACAGCTCGAGCGGCTGAAGCAGTGGGCTGCAGGCGGCCGCGCCCGCCCCGCATCTGTTGCTGCAAGTAACGAAGCCTGA
- the serS gene encoding serine--tRNA ligase, with protein sequence MLDQRLVRDNPETIAQQLGRRGKAVDLTKLQLIAQQQRDLEQQRSNLQAEGNRIGKEVGQRIKSGADPKGDEVAELRQQGNATKQKVAVLEEEEKKLSSELKQQLLGFPNLPSAACPDGRSEDDNIEVRRWGTPRVDDNLDEHWQIAERLQLFDTERSVRIAQSRFVTLMGQGARLERGLINFMLDLHTSKGYREVLPPVLVNSASLTGSGQLPKFAEESFRCAEDDLWLTPTAEVPVTSLHRDEIIPADQLPLRYAAYSPCFRREAGSYGRDTRGLIRLHQFNKVELYWFVHPDHSEEAHQQITADAEAVLQALELPYRVLDLCTADLGFSARRTFDLEVWLPGAGAYREISSCSVCGDFQARRSSIRTKEGKATKLVHTLNGSGLAVGRTMAALLENGQQPDGSVLLPKALVPYVGRERLQPE encoded by the coding sequence GTGCTCGATCAGCGCCTTGTGCGTGACAACCCCGAAACGATCGCCCAGCAACTGGGGCGGCGAGGCAAGGCTGTTGATCTCACCAAATTGCAGCTGATCGCCCAGCAACAGCGGGATCTGGAGCAACAACGAAGCAACCTGCAGGCAGAAGGCAACCGGATCGGCAAGGAAGTCGGCCAACGCATCAAGTCGGGCGCTGATCCCAAAGGCGACGAGGTCGCCGAACTCCGCCAACAGGGCAATGCCACCAAGCAGAAGGTGGCGGTGCTGGAGGAGGAGGAAAAGAAGCTCTCGAGTGAGCTCAAGCAGCAACTGCTGGGGTTCCCCAACCTCCCTTCAGCGGCCTGCCCTGATGGGCGCAGTGAAGACGACAACATTGAAGTGCGCCGCTGGGGAACCCCCCGGGTTGACGACAACCTTGACGAGCACTGGCAAATCGCGGAACGGCTACAGCTGTTCGATACCGAACGCTCCGTCCGCATCGCGCAGAGCCGTTTCGTCACGCTGATGGGGCAGGGGGCACGGCTGGAGCGTGGCCTGATCAATTTCATGCTCGACCTCCACACGAGCAAGGGCTACCGAGAGGTACTGCCCCCGGTGCTGGTGAACAGCGCCAGCCTCACCGGATCAGGACAACTGCCCAAGTTCGCCGAGGAAAGCTTCCGTTGCGCGGAGGACGACCTCTGGCTGACACCAACCGCTGAGGTGCCGGTGACCTCCCTGCACCGGGATGAAATCATCCCGGCAGATCAACTGCCCCTGCGCTACGCCGCTTACAGCCCCTGCTTCCGCCGTGAGGCAGGTAGCTACGGCCGCGACACCCGTGGCCTGATTCGCCTGCACCAGTTCAACAAGGTGGAGCTGTACTGGTTTGTGCACCCCGATCACTCCGAGGAGGCGCACCAACAGATCACGGCCGATGCAGAAGCTGTTCTTCAGGCGCTGGAGCTGCCCTATCGGGTCTTGGACCTTTGCACCGCCGACCTCGGCTTCTCTGCCCGCCGGACCTTCGACCTCGAGGTCTGGCTGCCGGGGGCGGGGGCCTACCGGGAAATCTCCAGTTGCAGCGTCTGTGGCGATTTTCAGGCGCGACGGTCCTCCATCCGCACCAAAGAAGGCAAGGCCACGAAATTGGTTCACACCCTGAATGGCAGTGGCCTAGCCGTAGGCAGAACCATGGCGGCCCTGTTGGAGAACGGACAACAGCCCGACGGCAGCGTCCTGCTGCCCAAAGCTCTGGTGCCCTACGTCGGCCGCGAGCGACTCCAGCCAGAATGA
- the rseP gene encoding RIP metalloprotease RseP has protein sequence MNVLAALLVLALLIVVHEAGHFLAATLQGIRVSGFSIGFGPALIKRQRRGVTYALRLLPLGGFVAFPDDDDESTISADDPDLLRNRPIPQQALVVAAGVLANLALALVVLFAQAAFVGVPAAPDPGVLVVQVQPGGAAARSGLRAGDQILSMNAQPLPAGQRGVEAMVRDVKAAPEQSIRLERRRGDETSTVELIPDDQQGTGKIGAQLQANISGEMRSVRNPGELVLTTGSQFSQMLQQTVRGYAGLLTNFRATAGQVSGPVKIVEMGAQLSQQGGSGLVLFSALISINLAVLNSLPLPLLDGWQMMMLAIQSVRGRPVSERIQMAFVQSGFLLLVGLTLVLIVRDTSQLPVVQQLMGR, from the coding sequence ATGAACGTGTTGGCAGCCCTTCTGGTCCTAGCCCTGCTGATCGTGGTGCATGAGGCCGGCCATTTCCTCGCTGCAACGCTCCAGGGCATCCGCGTCAGCGGCTTTTCCATTGGTTTTGGCCCGGCCCTGATCAAGAGACAACGTCGTGGGGTGACCTACGCCCTGCGGCTGCTGCCCCTTGGTGGTTTCGTCGCCTTCCCCGACGACGACGACGAGAGCACGATCTCTGCTGATGATCCGGATCTGCTGCGCAACCGGCCCATCCCCCAGCAAGCCTTGGTGGTTGCTGCAGGGGTGTTGGCCAACCTGGCCTTAGCACTGGTGGTGCTCTTCGCTCAGGCAGCATTTGTCGGCGTCCCCGCCGCGCCGGATCCGGGGGTCCTGGTGGTTCAGGTGCAACCGGGTGGTGCTGCCGCCCGCTCCGGGCTCCGTGCCGGTGACCAGATCCTCAGCATGAATGCCCAACCCCTTCCCGCAGGACAAAGGGGCGTTGAGGCAATGGTGCGGGATGTGAAAGCAGCACCCGAGCAATCCATCCGTTTGGAGCGAAGGCGGGGAGACGAGACGTCCACCGTTGAACTGATCCCCGACGATCAACAGGGCACAGGGAAAATCGGCGCCCAACTCCAGGCCAACATCAGTGGGGAGATGCGATCCGTGCGGAACCCCGGTGAACTGGTGCTTACCACCGGCTCGCAATTCAGCCAAATGCTGCAACAGACCGTACGGGGCTACGCCGGCCTCCTGACCAACTTCCGAGCCACGGCGGGGCAGGTGAGTGGCCCAGTGAAGATCGTTGAGATGGGCGCTCAGCTCAGCCAGCAGGGGGGATCAGGATTGGTGCTCTTCTCAGCCCTGATCTCAATCAATCTGGCGGTGCTCAATTCGCTGCCGCTACCGCTGCTCGATGGCTGGCAAATGATGATGCTCGCGATTCAGTCCGTTCGTGGTCGTCCGGTGTCAGAGCGAATCCAAATGGCCTTCGTGCAATCCGGTTTTCTTCTCCTGGTGGGGCTCACCCTTGTGCTGATCGTGCGTGACACCAGTCAGCTGCCGGTGGTCCAGCAATTGATGGGTCGCTGA
- the rpsN gene encoding 30S ribosomal protein S14, with amino-acid sequence MAKKSMIARDVKRKKTVERYAAKRAVLMAAFNAAEDPMDRLEIHRKIQALPRNSARIRVRNRCWATGKPRGVYRDFGLCRNQLRERAHKGELPGVVKSSW; translated from the coding sequence ATGGCCAAGAAGTCGATGATCGCTCGCGATGTGAAGCGCAAAAAAACGGTTGAGCGCTATGCGGCCAAGCGAGCAGTACTGATGGCAGCCTTCAACGCAGCCGAAGATCCTATGGATCGCCTGGAGATCCATCGCAAGATTCAGGCTCTGCCTCGCAACAGCGCACGTATCCGCGTGCGCAACCGTTGCTGGGCCACCGGCAAGCCCCGCGGCGTTTATCGCGATTTCGGTCTCTGCCGTAACCAGCTGCGTGAGCGCGCCCACAAGGGAGAACTGCCCGGCGTGGTCAAGTCCAGCTGGTGA
- a CDS encoding polyribonucleotide nucleotidyltransferase has translation MQGQTQSISFDGREIRLTTGRFAPQAGGSVLVECGDTSVLVTATRSGGREGIDFLPLICDYEERLYAAGRIPGSYMRRESRPPERATLTARLIDRPMRPLFPSWLRDDLQVVATCLSLDERVPADVLAVTGASVATLLAGIPFNGPMAAVRVGLLGDDFVLNPSYREIERGDLDLVVAGTPDGVVMVEAGANQLPEQDVIEAIDFGYEAICELIKAQEQLLKDLGITQVKPEKPEEDSTVPAYLEKQCTKAISAVLSKFDQSKDERDTALETVKGEVSETIAGLKDDHAVRQALASSPKLLGNSFKALTKKLMRQQILKDGKRVDGRGLDEVRQISAMAGVLPRRVHGSGLFQRGLTQVLSTATLGTPSDAQEMDDLHPNTEKLYLHHYNFPPYSVGETRPMRSPGRREIGHGALAERAILPVLPEKDTFPYVVRVVSEVLSSNGSTSMGSVCGSTLSLMDAGVPLKAPVSGAAMGLIKEGDEVRILTDIQGIEDFLGDMDFKVAGSEKGITALQMDMKITGLSVKTVAEAVNQARPARLHILEKMLEAIDTPRDNLSPHAPRLLSFRIDPELIGTVIGPGGRTIKGITERTNTKIDIEDGGIVTIASHDGAAAEEAQKIIEGLTRKVNEGEVFSGSITRIIPIGAFVEILPGKEGMIHISQLSEARVEKVEDVVKVGDEVTVRVREIDNRGRINLTLRGVPQAGEASEVEPQPTPVAPLS, from the coding sequence GTGCAAGGACAAACCCAGTCGATCTCCTTTGACGGACGCGAGATTCGACTGACCACCGGGCGCTTCGCCCCACAGGCGGGAGGATCCGTCTTGGTGGAGTGTGGCGACACCTCCGTGCTTGTGACCGCAACCCGTTCGGGCGGTCGAGAAGGCATTGATTTCCTGCCGCTGATCTGCGACTACGAGGAGCGGCTCTATGCAGCTGGACGCATTCCCGGCAGCTACATGCGTCGTGAGAGCCGCCCACCCGAACGCGCCACGCTCACGGCACGACTGATCGACCGCCCCATGCGGCCGCTGTTCCCAAGCTGGCTGCGCGACGACCTACAGGTGGTAGCCACCTGCCTGTCCCTCGATGAGCGGGTCCCCGCCGATGTTCTTGCGGTGACGGGCGCATCGGTAGCCACGCTGCTTGCGGGCATCCCCTTCAACGGCCCGATGGCAGCCGTGCGGGTGGGTCTGCTGGGGGATGACTTCGTCCTCAACCCGAGTTACCGGGAGATCGAACGGGGTGATCTGGACCTGGTGGTCGCCGGTACTCCTGACGGCGTGGTGATGGTCGAGGCTGGCGCCAACCAGCTGCCCGAGCAGGACGTGATCGAGGCGATCGATTTCGGCTACGAAGCGATCTGCGAACTGATCAAGGCTCAGGAACAGCTGCTCAAGGATCTGGGCATCACCCAAGTGAAGCCGGAGAAGCCGGAAGAAGACAGCACAGTTCCTGCCTATCTCGAGAAGCAGTGCACGAAAGCGATCAGCGCTGTCCTCAGTAAGTTTGATCAGAGCAAGGACGAGCGGGACACAGCTCTGGAAACAGTGAAGGGCGAAGTGTCCGAGACCATCGCAGGTCTCAAGGATGACCATGCCGTTCGCCAAGCCCTGGCCAGCAGCCCGAAGTTGCTCGGCAACAGCTTCAAGGCGCTGACCAAGAAACTGATGCGTCAGCAGATCCTCAAGGATGGCAAGCGTGTGGATGGACGTGGCCTCGACGAGGTGCGCCAGATCAGCGCCATGGCCGGCGTCCTGCCGCGCCGGGTGCATGGTTCCGGTCTGTTTCAGCGTGGACTCACCCAGGTGCTCTCCACCGCAACGCTGGGCACCCCCAGCGATGCCCAGGAGATGGACGACCTTCATCCCAACACCGAAAAGCTGTACCTGCACCACTACAACTTCCCGCCCTACTCCGTCGGTGAAACCCGGCCGATGCGCTCCCCCGGTCGACGTGAAATCGGGCATGGCGCCCTGGCCGAGCGCGCCATTCTTCCCGTGCTTCCCGAAAAGGACACCTTCCCTTACGTGGTGCGGGTGGTGAGCGAAGTACTCAGCTCCAATGGCTCCACCTCCATGGGTTCCGTCTGCGGCAGCACCCTGTCGCTGATGGATGCCGGTGTGCCGCTGAAGGCCCCGGTGAGTGGCGCTGCCATGGGTCTGATCAAGGAAGGTGATGAGGTGCGGATCCTCACCGACATCCAGGGCATCGAGGACTTCCTCGGCGACATGGACTTCAAGGTGGCCGGCAGCGAAAAGGGCATCACCGCCCTGCAGATGGACATGAAGATCACCGGCCTCTCGGTGAAGACGGTGGCGGAAGCCGTAAACCAAGCGCGTCCTGCGCGGCTCCACATCCTCGAGAAGATGCTCGAGGCGATCGACACCCCTCGGGACAACCTGTCTCCCCATGCCCCACGTCTGCTCAGCTTCCGGATTGATCCGGAGCTGATCGGCACCGTGATCGGCCCCGGTGGACGCACGATTAAGGGCATCACCGAGCGCACTAACACCAAGATCGACATCGAGGACGGCGGCATCGTGACCATCGCCTCCCATGATGGTGCTGCGGCTGAAGAAGCCCAGAAGATCATCGAAGGCCTGACCCGCAAGGTCAATGAAGGCGAGGTGTTCTCCGGTTCGATCACGCGGATCATCCCGATCGGCGCCTTCGTGGAGATCCTTCCTGGCAAGGAAGGCATGATCCACATCTCGCAGCTCTCGGAAGCTCGCGTCGAGAAGGTCGAAGACGTGGTGAAGGTGGGCGACGAGGTGACCGTGCGGGTGCGCGAAATCGACAACCGCGGCCGCATCAACCTCACCCTGCGGGGCGTGCCCCAGGCCGGAGAAGCCTCCGAAGTGGAGCCTCAGCCCACCCCGGTTGCACCTCTGAGCTGA
- a CDS encoding 3'(2'),5'-bisphosphate nucleotidase CysQ has protein sequence MMPSSAVLSAGVNQKALLTELRRLSWGAADILRAYARGEQPPHGFPKALSVDEGGEGPVSAADLAVNTWLLDGLSAAFPKADWTLLSEETAKEQLTEGQPLPAEWLWILDPLDGTKDFLQGTGEYAVHLALVRDKRPVIGVVLLPEADELWIGIVGEGAWCEDRQGERSPVRFSERTVVSDLILVASRSHRDDRLVKLIEALNLGGSKAVGSVGFKVATILRGETDLYVSLSGKSAPKDWDMAAPEAVLLAAGGRFTHADQADLTYNTGDVRQAGCLIASHGKAHAELGERATRAMAEIDPGFQV, from the coding sequence ATGATGCCCAGCTCTGCAGTTCTCTCCGCTGGCGTGAACCAGAAGGCTCTGCTGACGGAACTGCGTCGCCTGAGTTGGGGAGCCGCCGATATCTTGCGGGCCTATGCCCGCGGCGAGCAGCCCCCGCATGGTTTTCCCAAGGCCTTGAGTGTCGATGAAGGCGGAGAGGGCCCCGTTTCTGCGGCTGACCTGGCCGTCAACACGTGGTTGCTGGACGGGCTTTCCGCCGCGTTCCCCAAGGCCGACTGGACGTTGCTCAGTGAGGAGACCGCGAAGGAGCAGCTCACAGAGGGCCAACCGCTGCCGGCGGAGTGGCTCTGGATTCTCGATCCCCTTGATGGCACCAAGGATTTCCTGCAGGGTACAGGCGAATACGCCGTTCATCTGGCCCTTGTGCGCGACAAGCGACCGGTGATCGGTGTTGTGCTCCTTCCGGAAGCCGATGAGCTTTGGATCGGCATCGTTGGTGAGGGTGCCTGGTGTGAAGACCGTCAGGGTGAGCGGTCGCCGGTTCGCTTCAGCGAAAGAACCGTGGTTTCAGATCTGATCTTGGTGGCCAGCCGCAGCCACCGTGACGACCGTTTGGTCAAGCTGATTGAGGCCCTCAATCTCGGCGGTTCCAAAGCAGTGGGCAGCGTTGGCTTCAAGGTGGCCACGATTCTTAGAGGCGAAACCGACCTCTACGTTTCCCTCTCCGGTAAGAGTGCTCCTAAGGATTGGGACATGGCTGCTCCGGAGGCTGTGCTGCTGGCGGCCGGCGGTCGCTTCACCCATGCCGATCAGGCCGATCTCACTTACAACACCGGCGATGTGCGTCAGGCCGGCTGTCTGATCGCCAGCCATGGAAAAGCCCACGCCGAGCTCGGAGAGCGTGCGACGCGGGCCATGGCCGAGATCGATCCCGGCTTTCAGGTCTGA
- the rsmI gene encoding 16S rRNA (cytidine(1402)-2'-O)-methyltransferase, with translation MQRDEPSGGSLYLVGTPIGHLGDLSPRARDLLRSVDVIACEDTRHSGQLLSTLGAAGRKLSFHQHNTRTRLPQLLDLLGEGLSLAVISDAGLPGISDPGEELVAAAHQAGHPVICIPGPCAATTALVSSGLPSRRFCFEGFLPTKGKERRARLDAISQEPRTSVLYEAPHRLITLLEELHHHCGGDRPLQVARELTKRHEEQVGPTVDSALLHFQQHPPQGECTVVLGGAPLEKAEEPNDDDLLRQLQVLKDEGASTSDAARQLAQTTGLSRRRLYALLHQATSN, from the coding sequence ATGCAGCGGGATGAACCAAGCGGCGGCAGCCTTTATCTGGTGGGCACTCCCATTGGTCACCTGGGAGACCTGTCGCCACGAGCCCGCGATTTGCTCCGCAGCGTGGATGTCATCGCCTGCGAAGACACCCGCCACAGCGGACAGCTGCTCAGCACTCTCGGAGCAGCCGGCCGCAAGCTGTCCTTTCATCAGCACAACACCCGCACACGCTTACCCCAACTGCTGGATCTGCTGGGGGAGGGGCTAAGCCTGGCGGTGATCAGTGATGCCGGGCTGCCGGGCATCAGCGACCCAGGTGAAGAGCTGGTGGCCGCCGCGCACCAAGCCGGGCATCCCGTGATCTGCATCCCTGGCCCCTGCGCCGCCACCACAGCTCTGGTGAGCAGCGGCTTACCCAGTAGACGCTTCTGCTTCGAAGGATTCCTACCGACCAAAGGCAAGGAACGGCGAGCACGCCTGGACGCCATCAGCCAAGAACCCCGCACCTCCGTTCTGTACGAAGCGCCGCACCGGTTGATCACATTGCTCGAGGAACTTCACCACCACTGCGGAGGAGACCGTCCCCTGCAGGTGGCACGGGAACTCACCAAACGCCACGAAGAACAGGTGGGACCGACGGTGGACAGTGCCTTGCTGCACTTTCAACAGCACCCCCCCCAAGGGGAATGCACCGTTGTGCTGGGGGGAGCACCGCTGGAGAAAGCGGAAGAACCCAACGACGATGACCTGCTCAGGCAGCTGCAGGTTTTGAAGGATGAAGGTGCAAGCACCAGCGACGCTGCACGGCAATTGGCCCAAACCACAGGGCTGTCCAGACGACGGCTTTATGCCCTCTTGCACCAAGCCACGTCAAACTGA